One genomic region from Metallosphaera tengchongensis encodes:
- a CDS encoding chorismate mutase, with protein MTELDRLRAEIDKVDEELFKLFFRRLELVSEVGKFKKAKGLPVTDQRREDEVREKWRGMARRYGIPEVLADNLLSTIFTVAKMRELGPSERRKVTIVGYGGMARSLASLFKLAGHEVVITGRNLEKSEKLAKEFGFTTMPVPHALQWGEMILLALPPEGVFSDSMSKYLHAASGKTVMDILSSKQSSFRELERTSEREKFRFVSTHPLFGPYLNPVGEKIALIPSSTSGDIQDVHKFWTDVGLSVVVTDLDTHERAMALVQVLPHFYMIGLSRSLELLSREMNVDFSNFETTNFREVHRIAKRVRELEGVIMEIQRLNPYAKEARRIGLRELNTLFSTFEQEKK; from the coding sequence ATGACGGAACTTGATAGGCTTAGGGCAGAGATAGATAAGGTAGATGAGGAGCTGTTCAAACTGTTCTTCAGAAGGTTGGAACTAGTCTCAGAGGTGGGTAAGTTCAAGAAGGCTAAAGGTCTCCCAGTCACCGACCAAAGGAGAGAGGACGAGGTCAGGGAGAAATGGAGGGGAATGGCAAGGAGGTATGGCATACCTGAAGTTCTGGCCGACAACCTTCTGTCAACCATCTTCACCGTAGCTAAGATGAGGGAGTTGGGACCATCTGAGAGGAGGAAAGTTACCATAGTCGGATACGGGGGCATGGCTAGATCCCTTGCGTCGCTCTTTAAGCTAGCAGGCCACGAAGTTGTAATCACTGGTAGGAACCTTGAGAAGTCTGAGAAGTTGGCGAAGGAGTTCGGCTTCACCACCATGCCGGTCCCCCACGCGTTACAGTGGGGCGAAATGATCTTACTAGCGCTTCCGCCAGAGGGGGTGTTCTCTGACAGCATGTCCAAGTACCTTCACGCGGCATCCGGGAAGACAGTCATGGACATCCTTTCCAGCAAGCAGAGCTCTTTTAGGGAACTGGAGAGAACCTCCGAGAGGGAGAAGTTCAGATTCGTTTCTACTCATCCCCTCTTTGGGCCTTACCTAAATCCGGTTGGGGAGAAGATAGCATTAATACCCTCCTCCACGTCTGGGGACATCCAAGATGTGCACAAGTTCTGGACTGACGTGGGTCTCTCCGTCGTGGTAACTGACCTAGATACTCATGAGAGGGCAATGGCCCTAGTCCAGGTGCTCCCGCATTTCTACATGATTGGGCTTTCCAGGAGCCTTGAATTACTCTCCAGGGAGATGAACGTAGACTTCAGCAACTTTGAAACTACTAACTTCAGGGAGGTTCACAGGATAGCTAAAAGGGTGAGGGAACTGGAGGGCGTGATCATGGAGATACAGAGGTTGAACCCTTACGCCAAGGAAGCCAGGAGGATAGGACTTAGAGAGTTAAATACCCTTTTCTCTACTTTTGAACAGGAAAAGAAATGA
- a CDS encoding transketolase family protein, giving the protein MLQGSFSSIREAFGRTLVKLGEADKDIIVITADVGDSSRASYYKEKFPDRYFNVGISEQDMVNFGAGLSAVGKKPVVVGFAMFLMRAWEQMRNSIGRMNLNVKVFVTHSGYSDSGDGSSHQALEDIALMRVIPNFKVVIPADAAEVERSMPVVLNDKGPLYYRMGRDYSPPITSTIDYKFEIGKAYTLRDGDDLTIMGAGVVLWDALKAAEELEKMGISAAVVNVPSIKPIDKSTIEYLARKTGRIVTVEEHNVMGGVGSAIAETVVSTYPVPMRFVGATTYGRSARSQRELLDYYGITQKTIVNAALELMK; this is encoded by the coding sequence ATGTTGCAAGGCAGTTTCTCCTCAATACGTGAAGCCTTCGGCCGAACCCTTGTGAAGTTAGGGGAGGCCGACAAGGACATCATAGTAATTACGGCCGATGTAGGTGACTCTTCAAGGGCGTCCTATTACAAGGAGAAGTTTCCAGACAGGTACTTCAACGTGGGCATTTCGGAACAGGACATGGTAAACTTCGGGGCAGGGCTCTCAGCTGTTGGGAAGAAACCAGTGGTAGTTGGGTTCGCCATGTTCCTAATGAGGGCCTGGGAACAGATGAGGAACTCAATAGGTAGGATGAACTTGAACGTAAAGGTCTTCGTAACCCATTCGGGCTACAGCGACAGTGGAGATGGTTCAAGCCACCAGGCCCTGGAGGACATTGCGTTAATGAGGGTCATCCCCAACTTTAAGGTAGTGATTCCGGCAGACGCTGCGGAAGTGGAGAGAAGTATGCCCGTAGTCTTGAACGACAAGGGGCCTTTGTATTACAGAATGGGGAGGGACTATTCTCCACCTATAACCTCGACTATAGATTACAAGTTCGAGATAGGGAAAGCCTACACATTGAGGGACGGTGACGATTTGACCATAATGGGAGCTGGCGTCGTGCTCTGGGACGCGCTTAAGGCAGCTGAGGAACTGGAAAAGATGGGAATCAGCGCAGCTGTAGTTAACGTACCTTCGATTAAACCCATCGACAAGTCTACCATAGAGTATTTAGCCAGGAAGACAGGAAGAATAGTTACGGTGGAAGAGCACAACGTGATGGGAGGGGTGGGCTCAGCGATAGCTGAGACTGTGGTTTCGACCTACCCCGTACCCATGAGGTTCGTAGGAGCAACGACTTACGGTAGGTCAGCCAGGAGCCAAAGGGAACTCCTAGACTATTACGGTATTACCCAGAAGACCATCGTCAATGCAGCCCTAGAGCTAATGAAGTGA
- a CDS encoding transketolase, which produces MEKGGSDGIPISIEEINKLKEMANRARKNVIKMQFYDQSIHVGSSLSSIEILTALEMKVLRESQDPANRDWLILSKGHAAPALYAVLHEKGLIQEEELWKIQDISGLLQGHPETFIPGVDMSTGSLGQGLSFGIGVATGIRMAKGTGRVFVIMGDGEQDEGEIWEAMTHAVARNLDNLVAIIEVNGFQLDESTKDVKPKEFLPEVWRAVGWRVFHCDGHDISSVLSTVEEAVKSKRPAVIFADTKRGKGFTPIENTKRQRVVPDVARQFLLNT; this is translated from the coding sequence ATGGAAAAAGGTGGAAGTGATGGAATTCCAATATCAATAGAGGAAATAAACAAGCTCAAGGAGATGGCCAACAGGGCCAGGAAGAACGTTATAAAGATGCAGTTCTACGATCAGTCGATACATGTTGGTTCCTCCTTGAGCAGTATAGAAATACTTACAGCGTTAGAAATGAAGGTGCTAAGGGAATCCCAGGATCCGGCTAACAGAGATTGGTTAATATTAAGCAAAGGCCACGCAGCGCCAGCCCTTTACGCAGTGCTACATGAGAAGGGTCTTATTCAAGAGGAGGAACTGTGGAAAATACAGGACATCTCAGGCCTACTTCAAGGGCATCCTGAGACATTTATACCAGGAGTGGACATGTCAACAGGGAGCCTAGGGCAAGGTCTAAGCTTCGGCATAGGTGTTGCCACAGGCATAAGGATGGCTAAGGGGACTGGTAGGGTGTTCGTGATAATGGGAGACGGAGAGCAGGACGAAGGAGAGATATGGGAAGCGATGACTCACGCGGTCGCTAGGAATTTAGACAACTTGGTCGCCATAATTGAGGTTAACGGGTTCCAGTTAGATGAGAGCACAAAGGACGTGAAGCCAAAGGAATTCCTTCCTGAGGTATGGAGGGCTGTTGGCTGGAGAGTGTTCCACTGCGATGGGCACGATATTTCAAGCGTCCTCTCTACCGTGGAGGAGGCCGTTAAAAGTAAGAGACCTGCTGTGATATTCGCAGATACCAAGAGAGGCAAGGGGTTCACCCCGATAGAGAACACTAAGAGACAGAGGGTTGTTCCGGATGTTGCAAGGCAGTTTCTCCTCAATACGTGA
- a CDS encoding HesA/MoeB/ThiF family protein, protein MVTRQLLVLGPEVQEKIFNLKILVVGCGALGSSILEQLVRLGAENITVMDADVVEISNLHRTHLFRYEDVGKPKALVCSQRAMEINPGAKVKPILDVLDETNAEEMVKGVDLVFDALDSVNSRLILNDACVKNRIPLIYGGVSGEYGSAMLVKPGETPCLSCFMEPQEGTDACETVGTTPMTVSLVATSQVQLMLRLLRGDYASGLYYIDAGSLSIDLIKMERNPSCQACSLMTYKYLKGLGHSCGIVRVKENPPEGSPVPYVKRVNDGLLICYEKCFKKIGR, encoded by the coding sequence ATGGTAACTAGACAGCTTCTGGTTTTAGGTCCTGAGGTTCAGGAGAAAATTTTCAATCTCAAGATCCTGGTCGTAGGTTGTGGGGCTTTAGGGAGTTCCATACTGGAACAGCTCGTTAGACTGGGGGCTGAAAACATTACCGTCATGGACGCTGACGTGGTGGAGATATCGAACCTCCACAGGACTCACCTCTTTAGGTACGAAGACGTTGGAAAACCGAAGGCGCTAGTTTGCTCCCAAAGGGCGATGGAGATAAACCCGGGGGCTAAGGTCAAACCAATACTCGATGTCCTTGACGAGACCAATGCGGAGGAAATGGTTAAGGGAGTGGACTTGGTTTTTGACGCTCTGGACAGCGTTAACTCCAGGTTAATCCTTAACGACGCATGTGTTAAGAACAGGATCCCATTAATATATGGAGGGGTTTCAGGGGAGTATGGATCGGCCATGTTGGTGAAGCCTGGGGAGACCCCTTGCCTATCGTGCTTTATGGAGCCTCAAGAGGGAACTGACGCTTGCGAGACTGTGGGTACCACCCCAATGACCGTGTCCTTAGTAGCTACGTCCCAGGTCCAGCTCATGCTTCGCCTTCTTAGGGGGGATTATGCTTCAGGCCTTTACTACATCGACGCAGGTTCACTTTCAATCGACCTGATAAAAATGGAAAGAAATCCATCTTGCCAGGCCTGTTCCCTGATGACGTATAAGTATCTCAAGGGTTTGGGGCACAGTTGTGGAATCGTAAGAGTAAAAGAAAATCCCCCTGAAGGCTCACCAGTACCCTACGTGAAGAGAGTGAACGACGGGCTGCTGATCTGCTATGAAAAATGTTTTAAGAAAATAGGAAGGTAG
- a CDS encoding lysylphosphatidylglycerol synthase domain-containing protein: protein MERKLLVAILVPPAVIVAYSLIYHIDFVNVIRTMSPVLFSAFLASYFGQLLILSIRDSRIAKVSYFTAFKARFLGNAVGLIIPGWVGQDLVRATVYAKKNRDLVSSFAYSLNEAFYDVVIGSAMFLALIEVKASPVDLIYILVTLGNIVGWTLGTGYVIFTSKKVVKAEERMVNFLKMQSYYVLLQRGKERVREATTPGSFILNSLITIVGYLVQSVAFFFVVPKFPIDVLVNMTYFAASLIPIPASSGFAELGLSIYFTPSVVVALRILELIDYSLGFLLIKEIGLGELKKQIEEIRSYGKLPERPGT, encoded by the coding sequence ATGGAGAGAAAATTACTAGTTGCCATCCTTGTCCCACCTGCCGTCATAGTAGCCTACTCGCTCATTTATCACATAGATTTCGTGAACGTTATTAGGACCATGAGCCCAGTTCTCTTTTCAGCTTTTCTCGCTTCTTATTTCGGGCAACTTCTGATCCTGTCGATCAGAGACTCTAGAATAGCAAAGGTGTCCTACTTCACCGCTTTCAAGGCTAGGTTTCTAGGCAACGCTGTGGGTTTGATAATCCCAGGTTGGGTGGGACAGGACCTAGTGAGGGCTACTGTCTACGCCAAGAAAAATAGGGACCTAGTAAGCTCATTTGCCTACTCGCTGAACGAGGCCTTTTACGACGTAGTGATAGGATCAGCGATGTTTTTAGCTCTCATTGAAGTCAAGGCTTCACCAGTTGACCTCATTTACATACTAGTTACTCTGGGAAACATAGTCGGTTGGACCCTCGGTACAGGGTACGTTATTTTCACCTCCAAGAAAGTTGTGAAAGCCGAGGAGAGGATGGTGAACTTCCTCAAGATGCAGAGCTATTACGTCCTACTTCAGAGGGGCAAGGAGAGGGTTAGAGAGGCTACGACACCGGGCTCGTTTATTCTCAACAGCCTAATCACCATAGTAGGTTACCTTGTCCAGTCAGTAGCTTTCTTCTTCGTAGTGCCCAAGTTCCCCATTGACGTTTTAGTGAACATGACCTACTTCGCTGCCTCCCTAATTCCGATACCTGCAAGCTCCGGTTTCGCAGAGCTGGGGCTCTCCATATACTTCACCCCAAGCGTTGTGGTAGCCCTAAGGATCTTGGAGCTGATAGACTACTCTTTAGGTTTCCTTTTGATCAAGGAGATAGGCCTTGGTGAACTTAAAAAGCAAATAGAGGAAATAAGGTCTTATGGAAAACTTCCTGAGAGACCCGGTACCTGA
- a CDS encoding KEOPS complex subunit Pcc1 produces MLQRISVWIDSKFGEEIANSIKVDNINIPTGMRIEVRGNKEGVEVVAEVEYRDPKSILTLRNTVDEILEHIEMLIKVLGE; encoded by the coding sequence ATGCTTCAAAGGATAAGCGTATGGATTGATTCAAAATTTGGTGAAGAGATTGCAAATTCCATAAAGGTTGACAACATTAATATACCAACCGGAATGAGGATAGAAGTCCGCGGTAATAAGGAAGGAGTGGAAGTGGTCGCTGAGGTAGAGTATAGGGACCCTAAGTCCATCCTAACCCTTCGCAATACCGTGGATGAGATTCTGGAGCACATTGAAATGCTTATTAAAGTCCTCGGAGAGTAA
- a CDS encoding glutamate synthase-related protein: protein MIINKYLPIPNQTDSEFWTVDRLNHIRQLAFTGKPYQIFKSRRSSLRILDRVEFKVAETKVTDSPVGSTKFRFSGIEMSAPLYLGDMSYGALSGNPNISIAEAAEITETLAGTGEGGLHPDVAKHRRIFVQWASARFGVDVDVLNAGMGVVIKIGQGAKPGIGGHLPGSKVTEPISKTRRIPVGMDAISPAPHHDIYSIEDLGQRIEALKELTGKPVFVKVAATNYIPYVVSGIARMKADGVIIDGHGAGTGATPAVIRDNVGIPIELAVASADRVLRREGMREGFTIIAAGRVADATDAAKLIALGADVVSVGTGALIAMGCVMVHKCHIGSCPTALTNKIDGTRIMDVEFGTKMLVNYVRGFALELANILDNLNVSSIEGLRGKRDLLYGYGLSRDVLDILGIKGEVEELNPKIGELWTKRRKTALHDLINKGEPSLTSMGSTAPPDVEKPARIVDWLRVDGAQVTRPSIDPYREDIDTSFLLMGGEVYISLPVMFDVTNAPEDYLLAFSWASLALGTLVFSPESVSPYEEVYFSADGKGLLTWSTRKSPGTYYVPQDLDEMETLANEGEVPGFVIDEDVMGEDLEVLVSEADVRLKEAGVRNRYDLVAKSSKLRDSADAFKLVALGADAVVMPYSVLEIAIGEGSKGNLKERAFNLISGMKKEIALLAGAAGIYSVQSSLTGNRELLRAVNLNSYIARKIRVRQAGSL, encoded by the coding sequence ATGATTATTAACAAATATCTGCCCATACCCAACCAGACAGACTCTGAGTTTTGGACAGTCGACAGGCTTAATCACATAAGGCAGCTCGCTTTTACGGGTAAGCCTTACCAAATATTCAAGAGCAGGCGTTCTAGCTTAAGGATTCTGGACAGGGTCGAGTTCAAGGTAGCTGAAACTAAGGTTACGGATTCGCCTGTTGGATCCACTAAGTTCCGCTTTTCTGGGATAGAAATGTCAGCTCCCCTTTACCTCGGGGACATGTCTTACGGTGCCTTGAGCGGGAACCCCAACATTTCCATAGCTGAGGCAGCCGAGATAACTGAAACCCTAGCTGGGACTGGGGAGGGTGGTCTTCACCCTGACGTGGCTAAACACAGGAGAATCTTCGTGCAGTGGGCATCTGCTAGGTTTGGGGTCGACGTTGACGTCCTTAACGCAGGGATGGGCGTTGTGATAAAGATAGGTCAGGGAGCGAAACCTGGGATAGGAGGTCATCTTCCAGGTAGCAAGGTAACGGAGCCCATATCCAAGACCAGGAGGATACCAGTGGGAATGGACGCCATTTCGCCCGCTCCACACCACGATATTTACTCCATTGAGGATCTAGGGCAGAGGATTGAGGCGCTCAAGGAACTTACAGGGAAACCCGTCTTCGTTAAGGTTGCAGCTACCAATTACATACCTTACGTGGTCTCCGGTATTGCTAGGATGAAGGCTGACGGTGTCATAATAGACGGTCACGGGGCTGGGACTGGGGCTACCCCCGCAGTGATAAGGGATAACGTGGGGATACCAATCGAGTTGGCTGTAGCCTCGGCTGATAGAGTGTTAAGGAGGGAGGGGATGAGGGAAGGCTTCACCATTATTGCAGCTGGAAGGGTAGCTGATGCAACTGACGCAGCTAAGTTGATCGCGTTGGGCGCTGACGTGGTAAGCGTAGGGACGGGAGCTTTGATCGCCATGGGCTGTGTGATGGTCCATAAGTGCCACATAGGTTCATGCCCCACCGCATTGACTAATAAGATAGACGGTACGAGGATCATGGACGTTGAATTCGGCACTAAGATGTTAGTGAACTACGTGAGAGGTTTCGCCCTTGAGCTTGCTAACATCCTGGATAACCTGAACGTGAGCTCCATAGAGGGGCTTAGAGGTAAACGGGATTTGCTCTACGGTTATGGGCTCTCCAGGGACGTGCTTGACATTCTAGGAATTAAGGGGGAGGTGGAGGAGCTGAACCCTAAGATAGGGGAGCTTTGGACTAAGAGGAGGAAGACAGCTCTTCACGACCTCATTAACAAGGGGGAGCCGTCTCTGACTAGTATGGGGAGCACTGCACCCCCTGACGTTGAGAAGCCTGCCAGGATAGTGGACTGGTTGAGGGTCGACGGCGCTCAAGTTACGAGACCCTCCATAGATCCCTACAGGGAGGACATCGACACGAGTTTCCTCCTCATGGGGGGCGAGGTTTACATCTCTTTACCTGTCATGTTCGATGTCACCAACGCACCTGAGGATTATCTGCTAGCCTTCTCCTGGGCCTCCCTTGCCCTGGGTACATTGGTCTTTTCACCTGAGTCCGTGAGTCCCTACGAGGAGGTTTACTTCTCAGCTGATGGGAAAGGTCTACTGACCTGGTCCACAAGGAAATCTCCGGGAACTTACTACGTACCCCAAGACTTAGACGAGATGGAGACCTTAGCCAACGAGGGGGAGGTGCCGGGTTTCGTCATAGATGAGGACGTAATGGGGGAGGATCTTGAAGTGTTGGTATCTGAAGCTGATGTACGCTTGAAGGAGGCTGGGGTTAGAAACAGGTACGACCTAGTTGCTAAGTCCTCCAAGTTGAGGGATTCAGCTGACGCTTTCAAGCTCGTTGCCTTGGGTGCAGACGCAGTAGTTATGCCATATAGCGTCCTGGAGATAGCCATAGGTGAAGGAAGCAAGGGAAACCTAAAGGAGAGGGCATTCAACCTCATCTCAGGAATGAAGAAGGAGATAGCTCTCCTAGCCGGGGCAGCTGGAATTTACAGCGTCCAATCCAGCCTTACTGGAAATAGAGAGCTACTAAGGGCCGTGAATCTCAATTCGTACATTGCCAGAAAAATAAGAGTGAGGCAGGCTGGTTCTCTATGA
- a CDS encoding class II glutamine amidotransferase — protein sequence MISPSGCGVFGVLRKPGSQKIDGNMVIKAIDAVSYRGSDKGAGYAVFDREEGNVYHIKAFTDDPSKTKRYIEEQGLQILQEEMEGEIDGVCSCNYKVSIANIAQLRKAVRNFNDMMWSEKRGRIYSMGRSLNVFKGVGYPKDIAKVYNVEKYSGDMWLAHTRQPTNSPGHYPYWSHPFSSFDVAIVHNGDVSSFGANLEFLQSRGWGGFVGTDSEVMAFLFEELLSEGLTVEEASKILVNPSRRNGVISTHHDYLYRNARLDGPFTAIIGYDSGDDLYLIGIADRSKFRPVLIGEDDNYYFIASEESQIRLVSPKAKVWTLSPGSYFIASMKRGIVSYGRTTEEMESFSSPPIFYVKEFDVDASKVGYKDLDQHILGTGKREVKVVNVMGHRFVGIRFPKGGLKVRLYGVVGNSMANLNENNEFYVYGNVADDCCDTMHGGKVVITGDARDVLAQTFQGGKIFVGGNAGNRVGIQMREYANKRPYLVIGGRVDDYLGEYMAGGAIVVLGLRSKGDKTGNYVGTGMVGGRIYVRGRLDPGRIGMQPNRLEVRRLLRALELGGYIKDINNDTSYLELMNKLEGESRKYAKRLFEEKVGIPTYEYRELTEEEIKEFEPIFDEYDRDLGVKAKETLGEKFTVIKPLKG from the coding sequence ATGATCTCGCCATCAGGATGCGGAGTATTTGGTGTACTAAGGAAACCTGGATCCCAGAAGATAGACGGAAATATGGTGATCAAGGCAATTGACGCTGTGAGTTACAGGGGGAGCGATAAGGGGGCAGGCTACGCGGTCTTTGACAGGGAAGAGGGAAACGTCTATCACATCAAGGCCTTCACGGATGACCCCTCAAAGACCAAGAGGTACATTGAAGAGCAGGGCCTTCAAATTCTCCAGGAAGAGATGGAGGGTGAAATAGACGGAGTGTGTAGTTGTAACTACAAGGTCTCTATAGCTAACATAGCGCAGCTCAGAAAGGCAGTGAGGAACTTTAACGATATGATGTGGTCTGAAAAGAGGGGGAGAATTTACAGCATGGGCAGGTCTCTTAACGTGTTCAAGGGGGTAGGGTACCCTAAGGATATAGCAAAGGTCTACAACGTGGAAAAGTACTCAGGAGACATGTGGCTGGCCCACACAAGGCAGCCCACCAATTCCCCAGGGCACTACCCGTACTGGTCTCACCCATTCTCATCATTCGACGTAGCTATAGTTCACAACGGAGACGTTAGCTCCTTTGGGGCAAACCTGGAGTTCTTACAGTCTAGGGGGTGGGGCGGTTTCGTTGGGACAGACAGTGAGGTTATGGCGTTCCTGTTTGAGGAGCTTCTGAGCGAAGGGCTTACAGTTGAGGAGGCATCTAAGATTCTCGTCAACCCGTCAAGGAGGAACGGCGTCATCTCAACGCATCATGATTACCTTTACAGAAACGCTAGGCTGGACGGGCCCTTCACCGCAATAATAGGGTATGACTCTGGGGACGACCTGTATCTAATAGGTATAGCTGATAGATCCAAGTTTAGGCCGGTTTTGATAGGGGAGGACGACAATTACTATTTCATTGCCAGTGAGGAAAGTCAGATTAGATTGGTTAGTCCAAAGGCAAAGGTATGGACTTTGAGTCCTGGATCTTACTTCATTGCTTCAATGAAGAGAGGGATAGTGAGTTACGGGAGGACCACTGAGGAGATGGAAAGTTTCTCCTCTCCGCCTATCTTTTACGTAAAGGAATTTGACGTCGATGCTAGCAAAGTGGGGTATAAGGATCTGGACCAGCATATATTGGGGACAGGTAAGAGGGAAGTTAAGGTAGTTAACGTAATGGGTCATAGGTTTGTTGGGATTAGGTTTCCAAAGGGTGGCCTCAAGGTAAGGCTTTATGGAGTAGTTGGTAACTCCATGGCTAATCTAAATGAAAATAACGAGTTCTACGTTTATGGAAACGTAGCAGACGACTGTTGCGATACCATGCATGGCGGTAAGGTAGTTATCACTGGTGATGCTAGAGACGTCCTAGCGCAAACTTTTCAAGGGGGCAAAATCTTCGTTGGGGGGAACGCAGGTAACAGAGTTGGAATACAGATGAGAGAGTATGCTAATAAAAGGCCTTATCTAGTAATAGGAGGAAGGGTAGACGATTACTTGGGCGAATATATGGCAGGCGGAGCAATAGTTGTTCTAGGTTTAAGGAGCAAGGGGGATAAGACAGGGAACTATGTGGGAACAGGGATGGTAGGGGGGAGAATCTACGTGAGAGGAAGATTGGACCCTGGCCGAATAGGAATGCAACCAAATAGGTTAGAAGTGAGGAGGCTACTTAGGGCACTGGAGCTGGGTGGGTACATTAAGGACATAAACAACGACACCTCCTACTTGGAGTTGATGAACAAACTTGAAGGCGAATCGAGGAAGTACGCGAAGAGACTATTCGAGGAAAAAGTTGGTATTCCGACTTATGAATATAGGGAATTGACCGAAGAGGAAATAAAGGAGTTTGAGCCCATATTCGACGAGTACGATAGAGACCTGGGGGTTAAGGCGAAGGAAACTTTAGGGGAGAAGTTCACGGTAATAAAGCCTTTGAAAGGTTAG
- a CDS encoding sulfurtransferase TusA family protein yields the protein MPQTFSLDLRGKSCDEFMVEISKVLVSMKPGDVLSLTTDPDRILCTHQLLKNAPRYLFKGDVVGDHAEITIRRLR from the coding sequence ATGCCACAAACATTCTCTTTAGACTTAAGAGGAAAGTCTTGCGACGAGTTTATGGTTGAGATATCAAAGGTCTTAGTATCAATGAAGCCAGGTGATGTTCTCTCTTTGACGACAGATCCAGATAGGATTCTATGTACACATCAGCTCTTGAAGAACGCTCCAAGATATCTCTTTAAAGGAGATGTAGTTGGAGATCACGCTGAAATAACCATTAGGAGACTTAGGTAG